The following nucleotide sequence is from Mesobacillus jeotgali.
CTTCCCGCCATGACCAGGGTCAATGATGATCATTTCCTCATTCAAAGGTGTTGATGCAGGCAATGGTTTGTTCATGAAAGAAGGGTATGTGCCAGTTAGGTAAGCACCGTGCACAAGTCCTTCAGCTTCTGCTGAACGTATAAAAACCCAATCTCCTACTCTGTAGGCTGCTTCTACCTTAGTCGCGATCGGCAGCTCATGGACAATAGTGAAATTTGTCGATGGCCCCGTCCGGACATTCAGCGAATCTGCCTTGATCTGCAAATCTCCACCAAATTCAACTTGAGCGTTGATTCGATATTTATAATTGACCGCTCTCGCTAAAAAGACTGAGAAATCTGCTCTTTTAATTTTCAGGTCATAACCAAAGTTCCCTGGTGAGATCCCCTGGGCAATTCCTTTTTCCATAAGTGCATTTGCCGCTGAAATGGTATCCGATCCTCCATAGCCAAACGCTCTGTTAATGAGGAGGGCCATTTCTCCCCGCTTTACGGGTTGTTCCGGCCGGAATGTTCCGTCCTGATAGCCTGATATGATACTCTTTTCGACTGCTGACTGTATGTAGCCTGAAGCAAAACTCCCAGGGTCCACATCTTTGAACATCGTCGCTCTTTTCGTTCCGTTGAGGTTAAGCGCACGTCCAAGCATTGTAGCAGCTTCGGCTCGCGTCACCTCTTTATTAGGGTTAAAATAACCCCCTGTTCCATTGACTATATTTCCACCGGCAAGGTAACTGATTTCAGGATAAGCTCGATGCGAACTATCTACATCTAAAAAGGCAACAGCCGCTTCAGAGCTATTCGCTGTAAATGGCAGGATCAACAAAGCTAGTAAAATACTTGTGACAAAACGCTTCATTCGTCTGCTCCTTTCGTCTTTTTTTTACATTTTAACACATGGAAAACGTGCCTGAATCATCCAATTTAGCTAGAAAAAGGCGAAACATGTTACAAAAATTAGGAGAAAAAGAGTTAATTACTGATTTATCAACGTTTTCAAGACCTGAAAATGGAATAATTTACATGTTTCATATTAGTTGAAATTGGGGAAATTATTATATTTGGCTGTATTGGAAGAGTCTGGAGTAAAAAATAACAATATTTTCATGAAAAAATCCGCCTATTTAGCTATTAAAGCTCCTTGCCCGGTGGCTATTTTACTAGTGACAGGCAACTGCTATTAAATGGAAATCAACTTCCGATAACTGGCAGGTGCCTGTCAATTGTTTTATTGATATGCCAAACTGCTGAGTAATTGATAGGCCTGGTAATAGGCTGGCTGATTCCAGTATTTGACCATTCGGTCTACCATTCCTACACCTTGATAGACGATCAGGCTTTGGCCAGGAAGTTCGTATCTGTGGGCCATTTCAATGTATTGTCTGAAGTTCTGCAGCCCGGCTTCCATCTGGTGTGGGCCGTATTGGTCGATTTCAAGATTGATCCCGCTTCCATATATTTGGGCTTGCAGGAAGGCTCTGTGAAGGCGGGCTTCAGTATCGGTTAGTTTCAGCCTGAACGCATTTGGCTGAAGGTATGCTCCATCAAAGCCATAATTTTTCCAGTGCTCGAAGTTAGATGATGTAGCATGCGGTGAGTAAATGAACGCTCTGTCTCGTTCATGGATTTCATCCGCGACCCTGGTAATCATTTTCTCGTCTTCACGGTGCCCCATCGTTTCACTTAACCAGTAATAGCCCTTGAAATTAAGATTTTCGTAAGCTGCTACATCCCAAAGCATTTCAGTCTGGTCAATGTACCAGGAAACGATTTTCTCACGTTCCGACATGGAATTCGGATGTTCGTTTCCTTCGAGATCGACGATGGATCCCCCCATTTTAGGGTAAGGGATGGCGATATAGACATTGACCGTTTTGCCTAGGCCTTTCGCTGCTTCATTCAGGTTATTAAGCCCTCCTGCTTCGTCAAAAGTCTGACTGAGGTACCACCACCAATCTGAATAATTGGCGTTATTTTTAGCATGGGCCCCGAACTCACCTCCAGGATAGCTCCTCCCTAGAAAAATAAAGCTCTCGAATAAAGTGCCCCAGCTTCCATTTGGTGTGATATATGGCCTGAAGAATTCTGGAGTGAACATTAGATTACGCTCTGCGCCATTATAGATGAGTGTGCCGTTACGGATGCCTGTCTCGTTCAGTGCTCCTGTTTGTTCAGAAAAAGAGACCATTGAATTGCTCACTGGGTGAACGGTCGCTTTCGGATAGGTCATAGCCAGGCTGATAGCTTCCTCAGAATCTCTTACTGTGTGCAGTGTGATTCCATCCTGTTTAACACTGTACTCCAATGGCTTGCTGTAAATCCGCGCTAGGAATATCGAAAATTGAAGTCTGTTCACAGGCATATCCGGCCTGAACGTGCCATCGCTGTACCCGGTCGTTACATCATTGGCAGCAATTGCATCTATGTAAGGATAGTATGGAGATGATTGAGGCGCATCTGTGAATTTCGATTGCCCCTTCCCTTCATATTCAAAACCGACAGCAAGAGCTCTCGCCATATCTTTTCTTGTCAATGGCTCGCTTGGCATGAATTGACCGTTATCCAAAGTGAACATCCCTTTTTCGAGGCTGGCAAGAACCTCTTGATATCCCCTTGTCGTAACAAACATATCTGCAGGTACCGTTGCGGTTTCCCCTTGTGCCGTTAAATTCATTGCCCGTCCCATCATGACGGCTGCGTCAAGTCGGGTGATCGTCTCATTCGGTAAAAACTTTCCTGAAACCCCTCTGATTACTTCCTTTTCGGTAAGGAACTTAATTTCGTGATATGCCCAGTGGCTTCTGGTCATATCGGAAAATTCTGTTTCCGCGGCGGCTGCCTGTGTTGCAAACAAACTGCTGATGCCCATCAGACCGCCCATAAGTAATACTGCTAGTTTTTTCATAGTAGGTACCTTTCTTATTCTCACTATTTTTATTGCTCGATAATATTATTATCGACAGACACTGTAAAATTTTAACACAACTAGGGGTATTTCTTAGTATAAGTTTCCATTTTTTAATGACAGATAGAAAGAGATTAAGGTTACGGTTAGGGATAAATGCTATACAGGAATACTTTAGTGGCGGGGTTGGAAAGAGGTTAAGCTTAGGCGCTGTCGCGTGAAAATGAGGACTAAAATGCAGAAAAGACAGCCCGCGTTATGCGGACTGCCCGATTAGAAATATATATGGCAAGCTTCATGATTACACATGAAAGTTATGATATGTCGAGTCTTGTATCAGGTTCGCAATGCAACTGTATATTCCTGCTCACGATGTGCTTAGTTTTTGTAAGTGTCGATGATGTACTTCGCTTCCATCTTGCATGAGTAATCGAACTCTTTACCATGCTTTGTTTGGAGCTCTTCGATTTCTTCAATCTGTGCCGGAGTCGGCTCTTCATTAAAGACTTTCTCGATTGTTTCATTGATTTTAACAGCAAGTTCTTCATGGAAAACCGGATCAGCTTTCATTTCCTCACTGAGCTGGCTGTACCATGATGAAGAATTGATGATATATTCTCGCCATTCCTTAATGAAATCATTAAGGTTATACTTATTTTCATCCCAGCCAATTCTGCTCATATATTGCTCAAATGACTTAGAAATAGACCTGGAAATGCTAATTTTTATACCTGGAGCAAGATCTTTTAACATCCTATTTAAGGAACCCCCTAAACAAATACTATACTGCACAAAAGTAACATAACTACAATATCATAACTTCATACATAAATACAAATCGACATCATTCAACAGTTTATGGGGGTCAGACCCCCGGGGCTTTAAAGTGATAAAGTATGTTTTTCTCTAACTCTGTATAATAATAAAAAAAAGCAAATGGATATGCCTTTATAATGGCCTTCCATTTGCCTGGTTTATTTGACTACGGTATTTTTAAGATCGTTTTTGAGGTCTTCTACGATCTTGGCTACGGTGATCTCTTTTTCATTCATGCCTTTTTCATAAGCCCTCTTGATTACGTCAAAGAAAAGCTCCTGATTATATTCTGACTGCTTCAACTGTTGTTCCAATGACAAGACCCTCCTGATTACATTATGAATATCATATATAAAACTATTGAAATTGTAAATATAATTCCAGTTAATATATTTGTGAACAATTTTCTACTATTATAGTAGAAAATCTTTTCATACATATTACAGCCAGTTAACAATTAAGCACTCCAAAATTGAAATTAATTACCCTCTTGCTTTAAAGTATGAATTCCTTATTAAAAGGCCACTAAAATAGGCCTGTCTACTTACCATTTCAGGAACAATTGTATGTTAGTCCTTCCCTTTACCTCTTAAGTTAGTTATGTAAACATTTTTTCATGCATAGAGAACTACATGTCTTTAACGCATTAACCCGCCGGGGGTCAGTCCCCTGGCGGGTTAGTGCGTTATTGGGTTGCTGCTTTTTGGTGTTAATACAAAAACAACATGAGTACGGTTGTCAGTGCTCCAACCCAGATGGCAAGCAGAAAGCAGTAGCCCATGATGTGACGGATGTGAAGGCCTACGACGCTTAGAATCGGCAGTGCCCAGAATGGCTGTATTAAGTTGGTCCATGCGTCCCCCCATCCTACAGCCATTGCAATTGTCGCTGGATCCACGCCTAATGCCATACCTGCTGGAACTTGAAGCGGACCTTGCAGTGCCCATTGCCCGCCGCCTGAAGGGGCCAGGATATTGACTAATCCCGCTGCCCAATAGGTGAAGATATCAAAGGTTTCTTTAGTGGCAATTGAAGCCATTCCATCAATGATCGCTTGACCAAGGCCCGAACTGCCAAGTACTGCAATGATCCCGGCATAAAACGGAAATTGCAGAATAATTGGCGAGGTGGAACCTGCTGCTTCTTTAAAAGCCTCGCCGAACTGTCCTAGTGACCTATGGAAGAATAAACCTAATGATAAAAACATGATATTAATAATATTTAGATCAAGGTCACGCCCATTTACGAATTCCATGACCACATAAAAGAGACCAATTAGTCCTATGAGTATTCCCAAAACAGGGGTTCTTTCTAATTTAAGTGCAGGTGTATTTTCCTCAACATCCCCTGAGATTTTCTTCTTCGCCGGAACTTCCTTAGCAATATAAGGCTTTATATTTGTTTTTGGAGCCATTAGACATATGAGAATAGGCATCGTGACGAACAAGGCAAGAAAGATAATAATCGTAGACAAGCTAAAAATTGTTTCTGAAGTTGGTATAACTCCCATTACATCTGCCAGAAAATGATCCGGGGTAGCGACCGTCAAACCAATTGAACTTGATAATCCTGCAGTGTACAAGACTGTAGGTGAATATGCAGCCGCAACCAATAGCGGGAAGTGAGCCTGTTGATTTCGCTTTCCCACCTCTCTTACAAATATCGCTCCGACGACAACCGCAAGCCCCCAGTTGATGTAATACGCGCAAGCTGAAATCACAAATGTTAAAACATATGCTTTATTCGGGGTGCTTCCAAAGGAGGCAAGATATTCGAGCCCTTTTTTCACAAAAGGAACAGATGCCAATACCATGCCAGTCAACAAAAGAAGCACCATTTGCATGGTAAAAGCTAGATACACCCAGAAACCATCACCGAATGACTTGATTAGATCAGCTGGTTCTGTAGGGTTTGTAAAAAAGCCTATGACAAAAACGAATAATGTGAGAAGGACTGCAATGACAAACGCATCTGGCAAATAACGCTGGACTCCCCTGGACAGACGATCAGCAACCGAAGATAACATCCTATCAATCACTCCTTTCTTTTTTATAAAGTATATTTTCATTTAGGCAAAAGATGTCCCACTGAATAAGTTATTTCCCTTTAACGCATTAACCCGCCGGGGGTCAGACCCCCGGCGGGTTAATACGTTAGTGTTTTAAAACACGTTTGGCGCCCACGTATTTTGTTTTCCAGTATTTTGAGTCCATTGATTGGATGGAGACTCCTTTTGATACGGTTACGGCAATGAATTTACCTTTTTCCAGATAGATTCCTGCGAAGGAAACTCCTTTGCCACTTGTATTAAAGAAGACCAAGTCGCCTTCCTTCAGTTCTTTTTTACCGACTGCTTTGCCAGTTTTGTATTGCGCCAGTGCAGTTCGAGGTAATTTAATGTCTGCGGCTGAGTGGTCAAAAACATATTGTGTGAAGCCTGACGCATCGAATCCTTTTTTAGGATCCACACCACCCCATTTATATTTTACCCCCTGGTATAGCTTCGCTACTTCCGTTACCTCCTGGCCCCATGAAACGCTTGCACTTGCTTTTTGCCCCATTGATCCTAAGAAAGCCAGAGAAGCAATTGCAAATATGACCAACCCAATAAAAAATCTTTTTGTTACTGCGCCCATCTTTCCATTCCCCCGATTACTGTATGTTTTGGTTTACATACTGTTAGTCGGAGGATTTCCTGCCTTCGTTTCAGGGAATCGCGCGACAATAAACTCAACTTGTTTTTACATAATCAGCCTTTAATTCAATATTTCCCCCTCTTCAATGAGGCGAATTCACCCGATTGGCTTCTTCATTCGACAAAATTCTATTTTCCTCAAATATACCTTTGGAAATTTGTAGAAACTTGTTTTGTTTATTTTTTTGAAAAAGGCGGTATAAGAGGAATACAAAAATGAAATCCCAAAAAAATACATTACAAAAGGAGTGTTTTACATGAAGGTCAAAGCAGGAAGCTGGAGTATGTTAAGTCAGGAACAGAAGCTAATTTTATTAGAAGAGATCAGCAAGAAGGGACGAAAGCGGAAAGACAATGAGTGATAACCGTCGATATAAACAAGTGCCTGACCCCAGGAATTAACAACTTCTTAGATATGGATGTCAGGCACTAATATTTTTGTTAATTCAAATTCTGCTTCATTACAGGATACACTTTCACTTTGATCCAGAGAACAAACAGGACAAATGGAATGTTAAACAGCAGGCCCGCTAGCAGGAGCGGTCCATAGAATACGGCCCCGATTACAATGACAAAGGTGTACAGAAGCGGAATTAGGTAGACTGGTAGAAATAATATATTCATATAGACGAGAGACATATAAGTTGCTTTTGCGCGGTTTGTATCCGCATCTTTAGCATGCCCCCAGCACTCCTTGATCTCCTCCAAAGTCCGTTTAACCACATCAAAGAAAATCCTCAACACACTCCCCCCTTATAAAACATTTCGAATTTGAAATTCACCTTTAGATAAAGAACGCTTTCACACACTAAAGCAGTGGGGGTCTGACCCCCACTGCTTTAGTGTGTTGAAGCCTCTTTTTATCTTTTGAAGAAGCCTACCATTATGGATTTGAATATTTCTTTACCGGGCTCTTTATTGAATGTTTTTTTGTTCAGGATGCTTGGTTTTAGTTTGCTGAAGAATGGGTCGCCTGCTTTTTGGATTGCTTCTGGGTTTTTGACGACTAGTTCTCCTGGTTTGGCGCCTTTTTTCACTTCGACTTTGCCGTCGAGTGTCAGTCCTTTGGAGATCTTCCGTTTTTCCACTTTACCTAGCTCATTCAGAACATAGATGTAACTTGCTTTCTTCGTCTTTTCTACTGCTTCCTCAGGGACCGTTGCTGCATTCACGACCTGGTCGGTAACGACGGCAACCTCGACGTGCGTCCCTTTTATGAGGTCTGCCTGTTCATCCGTCAGCTCGACTTCATACGGGAAGCGGCTTTCAGTCTTTACTGATGGATCCTGCTCAGGATAGCTGGCGATGCTTGTCAAGGTTCCCTTTACATTCCCCTTGACCAGGTCCGATTTTACGAAGACCTCCATCCCCTCCTGGACTTCCTTCAAATCCTTTTCGGTAAATGCCCCCTCAACTTTGGGGTTGTCTGAAATAATGGTCAGGATGGGATTATTCAAATCATAGTTAATCTTCTTCACGGTGCCGGCCACTTCGCTGTTAATGCCAAGCTGGTCACCGCTGTCCTGGGAGTTTAATGTGTCGTCATATTCATCGATTTCAGCTTGGATCCTCGTTTTCTCACTCTTCTTATCGTAAATTTCTTTTTCAATCGAAACGTTCATAAGTTCGCTGTTGGAAGACCCGCCTGTATCAGATGTCCCATCACCGGCAACCGGAATGCTGTTATCTGTTGCTGATTCAGATACCGATAACAAGTACTCAAGCTGCTGGATCTGTTCGTCGATCAAAGCTGCTTCCCTTACAAGCTGTTGCTTCTCCATTTCCAGCTTGTCCCGCTCTGCTTCATTGCCGTCACCAGCATATTCGTACAAAGGACTGCCGACGTCCACCGGGTCGCCCTCTTTTACCAGGAAGTTCTTAAAGCCCCCTGGAGTGTCTTTGTAATAGACATGATGCTCCTCGACAGGGGTAACGACTCCCTCCGCCTGCAAGGTTTTAGTTAAGCTCTCTTTTCCGGTCGCTGTCCATTTGTTTATATAAGAAGAGCGCACCGCTTTGCTGTCATCTTTTAACGCCAGGTACAGATTTCCCGAAATAAATAGAACGCCTGCCGACATTAAGATCAGTGATTTCTTTTTCATCAGTGCACCCCCTTATAGAATTTTTTCGAATTGGATGAACGAAAACAGCGCCGAGAACAGCCAGAATATCAGATTGATTCCAATTACCAGTAACAGGACAATCCCCGGACGTTTCCCGGTAAGCATTTTGATGTACTTGTATTCTATAAAAATAGCCCAAATTTTGAATAGTGTAATAGCTGCCAGAAAATAGATGATGAAGTCATTATTCGTTATGTATTGTGCAATCACGCCCAATGAAAACGGTGAGGACGTTTTAATCAGCCCAATCCCCGTTGCGAGCGGGATGTTGATCACTTTTTCCAAAAGAAGAACAGGCATAACGTATAGCTGGACAGTAACAAATTTTTTCAGCTCAATATCTGAAAAAGTCCAGAAAAACAATGCCGGAATGAAAATCACCGCAACACCATAAAACAGGCCCCAAATCAACTGCCCGATCATGAACAGCAGTTTTTGAAGTTCATAATTTTCCCTTGAAACTGCAGTCAGATTTTTCGACAAATATTCAGAGCCGATGCCAAAATAAGCACTTATGCCAAAAATCAGTCCGCTAAGCAGGACCAGCATCGTCGTATTCTTCCAAACTCCAGGAACATACTCTGAATCTCGTAATTTATATGTATATAAATCAGGATAAAAAAGGCCGCGAAGCACATGTATTCGGTTCATCTTATGTCCCCCAGATTTTACTTGTATAGTTCATTTTATATGAAAAAAACCAAAAACCAAAATGAAAACCGCCGAATTTTTGAAGAATTACTAAAAAATTGTCAAAACGGGACGTTGGTCACTACTTCATTCAACAATACCAAGAGTAATCCCTGCAT
It contains:
- a CDS encoding efflux RND transporter periplasmic adaptor subunit; the encoded protein is MKKKSLILMSAGVLFISGNLYLALKDDSKAVRSSYINKWTATGKESLTKTLQAEGVVTPVEEHHVYYKDTPGGFKNFLVKEGDPVDVGSPLYEYAGDGNEAERDKLEMEKQQLVREAALIDEQIQQLEYLLSVSESATDNSIPVAGDGTSDTGGSSNSELMNVSIEKEIYDKKSEKTRIQAEIDEYDDTLNSQDSGDQLGINSEVAGTVKKINYDLNNPILTIISDNPKVEGAFTEKDLKEVQEGMEVFVKSDLVKGNVKGTLTSIASYPEQDPSVKTESRFPYEVELTDEQADLIKGTHVEVAVVTDQVVNAATVPEEAVEKTKKASYIYVLNELGKVEKRKISKGLTLDGKVEVKKGAKPGELVVKNPEAIQKAGDPFFSKLKPSILNKKTFNKEPGKEIFKSIMVGFFKR
- a CDS encoding C40 family peptidase, translating into MGAVTKRFFIGLVIFAIASLAFLGSMGQKASASVSWGQEVTEVAKLYQGVKYKWGGVDPKKGFDASGFTQYVFDHSAADIKLPRTALAQYKTGKAVGKKELKEGDLVFFNTSGKGVSFAGIYLEKGKFIAVTVSKGVSIQSMDSKYWKTKYVGAKRVLKH
- a CDS encoding N-acetylmuramoyl-L-alanine amidase, whose amino-acid sequence is MKRFVTSILLALLILPFTANSSEAAVAFLDVDSSHRAYPEISYLAGGNIVNGTGGYFNPNKEVTRAEAATMLGRALNLNGTKRATMFKDVDPGSFASGYIQSAVEKSIISGYQDGTFRPEQPVKRGEMALLINRAFGYGGSDTISAANALMEKGIAQGISPGNFGYDLKIKRADFSVFLARAVNYKYRINAQVEFGGDLQIKADSLNVRTGPSTNFTIVHELPIATKVEAAYRVGDWVFIRSAEAEGLVHGAYLTGTYPSFMNKPLPASTPLNEEMIIIDPGHGGKDPGASGYGIQEKAVVLDTALKVKALLAKTPFSYKLTRETDVYLTLSQRVSLAKSVGGDTFVSIHANAFNGSANGTEVYYYGTSATNPYHSDSKRLAAAIQNRLLAAWKLYDRGIDHGDYHVLRENSMPAVLVELGFIDNKKDNEKLASAWWRQEAAEAIYLGILDYYKAKGYNVTYLYNNVN
- a CDS encoding short-chain fatty acid transporter; this encodes MLSSVADRLSRGVQRYLPDAFVIAVLLTLFVFVIGFFTNPTEPADLIKSFGDGFWVYLAFTMQMVLLLLTGMVLASVPFVKKGLEYLASFGSTPNKAYVLTFVISACAYYINWGLAVVVGAIFVREVGKRNQQAHFPLLVAAAYSPTVLYTAGLSSSIGLTVATPDHFLADVMGVIPTSETIFSLSTIIIFLALFVTMPILICLMAPKTNIKPYIAKEVPAKKKISGDVEENTPALKLERTPVLGILIGLIGLFYVVMEFVNGRDLDLNIINIMFLSLGLFFHRSLGQFGEAFKEAAGSTSPIILQFPFYAGIIAVLGSSGLGQAIIDGMASIATKETFDIFTYWAAGLVNILAPSGGGQWALQGPLQVPAGMALGVDPATIAMAVGWGDAWTNLIQPFWALPILSVVGLHIRHIMGYCFLLAIWVGALTTVLMLFLY
- a CDS encoding DUF4855 domain-containing protein, whose translation is MKKLAVLLMGGLMGISSLFATQAAAAETEFSDMTRSHWAYHEIKFLTEKEVIRGVSGKFLPNETITRLDAAVMMGRAMNLTAQGETATVPADMFVTTRGYQEVLASLEKGMFTLDNGQFMPSEPLTRKDMARALAVGFEYEGKGQSKFTDAPQSSPYYPYIDAIAANDVTTGYSDGTFRPDMPVNRLQFSIFLARIYSKPLEYSVKQDGITLHTVRDSEEAISLAMTYPKATVHPVSNSMVSFSEQTGALNETGIRNGTLIYNGAERNLMFTPEFFRPYITPNGSWGTLFESFIFLGRSYPGGEFGAHAKNNANYSDWWWYLSQTFDEAGGLNNLNEAAKGLGKTVNVYIAIPYPKMGGSIVDLEGNEHPNSMSEREKIVSWYIDQTEMLWDVAAYENLNFKGYYWLSETMGHREDEKMITRVADEIHERDRAFIYSPHATSSNFEHWKNYGFDGAYLQPNAFRLKLTDTEARLHRAFLQAQIYGSGINLEIDQYGPHQMEAGLQNFRQYIEMAHRYELPGQSLIVYQGVGMVDRMVKYWNQPAYYQAYQLLSSLAYQ